In Lodderomyces elongisporus chromosome 1, complete sequence, a genomic segment contains:
- the CHS5 gene encoding Chitin synthase, class 5 (BUSCO:EOG092612CC) produces MVEVSLTVGKLDASLALLLTKDHHLIEFPTILLPNGVRAGSIVKIKCDQDLESEKEEAIKFQNIQDDIFKTFATNAPQAPKLRVKNVTQTSCVLEWDQLSLGTANLKNLILFKDGVKLGSIPQPLTNRTSKLSGLPIDKLFKFQLRLDTTAGTFMSEEIEIKTHKMTDLSGVTVCIGDLSPNDPFSRLDIEEALVNMGAKHPSQDQVKVDTTHYLCTRENKQNPEYIKANDMNIPIIRPEWLKACERERRLVGVREFYVKECVLPDLFAKNYWAKPSGGANANVGSGVNPGVDATNQQSTSTKASNETVTPSINVENAEGSQPKEAREEEEEEKEEKEEKEEKEKYKKQEETVSQTHPETDKDLKEENETKTNEDKQTEAKQKPEVDIKSEIEANTETDDKVAPGADLKQNESVVDPTHLVSNEKFENSADGDKEDNTTEGDKVEVGKEIDDAFDDIPVNEIEPTDVHIEEPETVVINTERENRPSVVAEAFEEEEEKEKEKEKNKDESNATSINPANSESVDTEGSSIATQEAKIGEKPIIFEEISLDNKAISEDASLKTEEKTVTEAKNEIDDTENEVQKEKDDRKDFEGKGMVESSNGDGESGNDGDADDADDVDDADDADDGDDDGDDEADGKSTEEGALKETSTEPEGGNSNDKTKKKNKNKKKKKGKK; encoded by the coding sequence ATGGTTGAAGTGTCTCTTACTGTCGGCAAGTTGGATGCCTCATTGGCATTGCTCTTGACCAAAGACCATCACTTGATTGAATTCCCTACGATTTTGCTCCCCAATGGAGTGAGAGCTGGTTCAATAGTGAAGATCAAATGTGACCAAGATCTCGAGAgcgaaaaagaagaagccaTCAAGTTTCAAAACATCCAAGATGATATCTTTAAGACTTTTGCCACCAATGCTCCGCAGGCACCGAAGTTGCGAGTCAAGAATGTGACTCAAACGTCATGTGTTTTGGAATGGGATCAATTGCTGTTGGGCACTGCCAATTTGAAGAACTTAATCTTGTTCAAAGATGGAGTGAAGTTGGGTTCAATTCCTCAGCCGTTGACCAATAGAACTTCTAAGCTTTCCGGATTACCAATTGATAAACTTTTTAAATTTCAGTTGCGATTGGATACAACTGCAGGCACTTTTATGAGTGAAGAGATTGAGATAAAAACCCACAAGATGACCGACCTTTCAGGTGTTACTGTATGCATTGGAGATTTAAGCCCCAATGATCCATTCTCAAGGTTGGACATAGAAGAGGCATTGGTCAATATGGGTGCCAAACATCCTTCTCAAGATCAAGTTAAAGTTGATACTACGCATTATTTGTGTACGAGGGAGAACAAGCAAAATCCAGAGTACATCAAGGCAAATGATATGAATATTCCAATAATCAGGCCTGAGTGGTTAAAAGCATGTGAAAGAGAGAGGAGACTTGTTGGAGTTCGTGAGTTTTATGTCAAGGAGTGTGTTTTGCCTGATTTGTTTGCCAAAAATTATTGGGCAAAACCTAGTGGTGGCGCTAACGCCAATGTTGGTTCAGGTGTTAATCCAGGTGTTGATGCCACTAATCAGCAAAGCACTTCTACTAAAGCAAGTAATGAAACGGTGACACCATCAATAAACGTAGAGAATGCCGAAGGTTCACAACCAAAAGAAGctagagaagaagaagaagaagaaaaagaagaaaaagaagaaaaagaagaaaaagaaaaatacaaaaaacagGAAGAAACAGTTTCACAAACCCATCCGGAGACTGATAAGGATTtaaaagaggaaaatgaAACCAAGACCAATGAGGATAAACAAACAgaagcaaagcaaaagccTGAAGTCGATATTAAGTCAGAGATTGAAGCTAATACCGAAACTGATGACAAAGTTGCCCCTGGTGCAGACTTGAAGCAAAACGAGTCAGTTGTGGATCCAACACATCTAGTATCCAACGAGAAGTTTGAAAATTCTGCAGATGGTGACAAAGAGGATAACACAACGGAGGGTGATAAAGTTGAAGTTGGTAAAGAGATTGATGACGCTTTTGACGATATTCCAGTAAACGAGATAGAGCCTACGGACGTACATATTGAGGAGCCTGAAACCGTTGTGATCAACACTGAGAGAGAAAACAGACCTCTGGTTGTCGCTGAAGcttttgaagaagaggaggaaaaagagaaagagaaagagaaaaataagGATGAATCGAATGCAACTTCAATTAATCCTGCTAATTCTGAATCTGTTGATACTGAGGGGAGCTCTATTGCTACTCAAGAAGCAAAGATTGGAGAAAAGCCAATAATTTTTGAGGAAATAAGTCTCGATAATAAGGCTATATCAGAAGACGCGCTGCTCAAAACTGAAGAAAAGACAGTGACAGAGGCTAAGAACGAAATTGACGACACAGAGAATGAagttcaaaaagaaaaagatgacaGAAAGGACTTTGAAGGTAAGGGGATGGTTGAGAGCAGTAATGGTGACGGCGAAAGTGGCAATGACGGTGACGCCGATGACGCTGATGACGTCGATGACGCTGATGACGCTGATGACGGTGACGACGATGGCGACGACGAAGCTGATGGAAAATCTACTGAAGAGGGAGCTTTAAAAGAAACTTCAACCGAACCTGAAGGAGGTAATTCCAACGataagacaaaaaagaagaacaagaacaaaaaaaagaaaaaaggtaaGAAGTAG
- the VMA7 gene encoding H(+)-transporting V1 sector ATPase subunit F (BUSCO:EOG09265FI4): protein MSAETMAKRKLIATIADEDTVTGLLLAGIGQISNEPGQKGTNFLTVVPGKTTIDEIDEAFDTFTRERNDIAILLINQHIADMIRYKVDGYSNAFPAILEIPSKDHPYDPEKDSILKKVRRLFGE, encoded by the coding sequence ATGAGTGCAGAAACAATGGCTAAGCGTAAGCTTATTGCAACAATAGCAGACGAAGACACAGTGACTGGCCTACTTTTAGCGGGTATAGGTCAAATTTCAAACGAACCTGGACAAAAGGGCACTAATTTTCTCACCGTGGTACCTGGAAAGACAacaattgatgaaattgatgAGGCGTTTGACACTTTTACTCGCGAAAGAAATGATATTGCAATATTATTGATTAATCAACATATCGCCGATATGATTAGATATAAGGTTGACGGTTATTCGAATGCATTTCCAGCAATTTTGGAAATTCCATCAAAGGACCATCCCTACGATCCAGAGAAAGATTcaattttgaagaaagtAAGGAGGTTGTTTGGGGAGTAG
- the UGA1 gene encoding 4-aminobutyrate transaminase — protein MTVASISAEYFPQEPKAPVVASATHEKSKEAIAKLDKNFDARGAYFVADYAKSTGNYIADVDGNYYLDVYAQIASIPLGYNNPALIEVAKSDKMIRAIVDRPALGNFPGADLNEIVEEILKVAPKGQDKVWSGLSGADANELAFKAVFFWYQAQKRGYKSNFSAEEMESVMHNQAPGSPELAILSFERAFHGRLFASGSTTCSKPIHKLDLPAFKWPKAEFPSYKYPLEENVEVNKKEDERCLKIVEELFTTWKVPIAGVLVEPIQSEGGDNHASAEFFQGLRDVTLKHGALLIMDEVQTGVGATGVMWAHERFNLQPPPDLVTFSKKFQSAGYFFHDPEIVPNFAYRQFNTWCGDPARMILAGGIGKEILKHDLVSRAATVGDYLYKKLEALQKKFPTYLRDLRGKDRATFIAWSLENAEARNKFLSDMKTVGVNIGGCAEDSVRLRPTLVFEEKHADILVEAIEKVLSGY, from the coding sequence ATGACAGTTGCATCCATTTCTGCAGAGTATTTCCCTCAAGAGCCAAAAGCACCAGTTGTTGCTTCAGCAACCCACGAAAAGTCCAAAGAGGCAATTGCCAAATTAGATAAGAACTTTGACGCCCGTGGAGCTTATTTCGTCGCTGATTACGCCAAATCCACTGGTAACTACAttgctgatgttgatggCAACTACTACTTGGATGTGTATGCACAAATCGCCTCCATCCCATTGGGTTACAATAACCCAGCATTGATTGAAGTTGCCAAATCAGACAAGATGATTAGAGCTATTGTCGATAGACCAGCATTGGGTAATTTCCCAGGCGCTGACTTGAATGAGATTGTTGAAGAGATTTTGAAAGTTGCTCCAAAAGGTCAAGACAAAGTGTGGTCAGGATTGAGCGGTGCCGATGCCAATGAATTGGCTTTCAAGGCTGTGTTTTTCTGGTACCAGGCACAAAAGAGAGGATACAAGAGCAACTTCTCAGCTGAAGAGATGGAGTCTGTTATGCACAACCAAGCTCCAGGATCTCCAGAATTGGCCATTTTGTCGTTTGAACGTGCTTTCCACGGCAGATTGTTTGCTTCAGGCTCGACAACTTGTTCAAAGCCAATCCACAAGTTGGACTTGCCAGCTTTCAAATGGCCCAAGGCTGAATTTCCATCATACAAATACCCATTGGAAGAAAATGTTGAAGTgaacaaaaaggaagacGAAAGGTGTTTAAAGATTGTTGAAGAGTTGTTTACTACATGGAAAGTCCCAATTGCCGGTGTCTTGGTTGAACCAATCCAATCCGAGGGTGGTGACAACCATGCCTCAGCTGAATTTTTCCAAGGTTTGAGAGATGTTACCTTGAAACACGGTGCTCTTTTGATTATGGATGAAGTTCAAACCGGTGTGGGTGCCACTGGTGTCATGTGGGCTCACGAAAGATTCAACTtgcaaccaccaccagactTGGTCACATTCTCCAAGAAATTCCAATCTGCAGGTTACTTTTTCCACGACCCTGAGATTGTGCCAAACTTTGCTTATAGACAATTCAACACTTGGTGTGGTGATCCAGCTAGAATGATTCTTGCCGGTGGAATCGGTAAAGAAATCTTGAAGCACGACTTGGTTTCAAGAGCAGCTACCGTGGGTGACTACTTGTACAAGAAATTAGAAgctttgcaaaagaaatttcCAACCTACCTCCGCGACTTGAGAGGTAAGGATAGGGCAACTTTTATTGCTTGGTCGTTGGAAAATGCCGAAGCTAGAAATAAGTTCTTGAGCGACATGAAGACTGTTGGTGTCAATATCGGTGGATGTGCTGAAGACTCTGTCAGATTGAGACCAACATTGGTTTTTGAAGAGAAACACGCTGATATCTTGGTTGAAGCAATTGAAAAGGTGTTGTCTGGTTACTAA